In the genome of Vicia villosa cultivar HV-30 ecotype Madison, WI linkage group LG7, Vvil1.0, whole genome shotgun sequence, one region contains:
- the LOC131618441 gene encoding nuclear transcription factor Y subunit A-1-like isoform X1: MLIIHCLLHRKREKGSHLNAILILKAKVPNSWKTSERMPGKPETDECGVKHSEHVSIYSHHPWWLENASKSSSLDQLNCSIMNLEALVSPSVSGGDVAKEHRNIKHYQSSTPFTMDKHLDPNSQTELVGHSTVLTSPYSHPQFGQFLTTYGQPAMMNPQLYHMHHTRVLLPLEMEEEPVYVNAKQYHGILRRRQSRAKAELEKKVIKVRKPYLHESRHLHALRRARGNGGRFLNTKKLEHDSNAAIEKGNDTGAMLVTNKENQGSSNALPSVQKLQGFDIGYHDGNGFTGVCHSQANGKQEGDFFGKERDSSGAIK; encoded by the exons GTTGGAAAACCAGTGAAAGAATGCCAGGGAAACCTGAAACTGATGAATGTGGAGTAAAGCATAGTGAGCATGTTTCCATTTATTCTCATCACCCTTGGTGGCTTGAAAATGCCTCCAAATCATCTTCACTTGATCAGCTCAATTGTTCAATCATGAATTTAGAAGCCTTGGTTTCTCCTTCAG TCTCAGGTGGGGACGTTGCCAAGGAACACCGAAACATCAAACATTACCAATCCTCAACTCCATTTACCATGGACAAACACCTTGATCCAAATTCGCAGACGGAACTCGTTGGTCATTCAACT GTTTTAACATCGCCGTATTCACATCCACAATTCGGTCAATTCTTGACTACTTACGGACAACCAGCTATG ATGAACCCTCAGCTATACCACATGCATCATACTAGAGTGCTTTTGCCACTTGAAATGGAAGAGGAACCTGTCTATGTCAATGCAAAGCAGTATCATGGTATTTTGAGGCGAAGACAGTCGCGCGCCAAGGCCGAGCTTGAAAAGAAAGTTATTAAAGTTAGAAAG CCGTATCTTCACGAATCCCGTCACCTACACGCTTTGAGAAGGGCGAGAGGGAACGGCGGTCGCTTTCTCAATACAAAGAAGCTCGAACACGATTCTAATGCCGCGATAGAAAAAGGAAACGATACCGGTGCAATgttggttaccaacaaagagaATCAAGGCTCGTCGAATGCGTTACCGTCCGTGCAAAAATTACAGGGCTTCGATATTGGTTACCATGATGGAAATGGCTTTACAGGAGTATGTCATTCACAGGCAAATGGTAAACAGGAGGGTGATTTCTTTGGTAAAGAGAGGGACTCAAGTGGTGCTATTAAATGA
- the LOC131618441 gene encoding nuclear transcription factor Y subunit A-1-like isoform X2 has product MLIIHCLLHRKREKGSHLNAILILKAKVPNSWKTSERMPGKPETDECGVKHSEHVSIYSHHPWWLENASKSSSLDQLNCSIMNLEALVSPSGGDVAKEHRNIKHYQSSTPFTMDKHLDPNSQTELVGHSTVLTSPYSHPQFGQFLTTYGQPAMMNPQLYHMHHTRVLLPLEMEEEPVYVNAKQYHGILRRRQSRAKAELEKKVIKVRKPYLHESRHLHALRRARGNGGRFLNTKKLEHDSNAAIEKGNDTGAMLVTNKENQGSSNALPSVQKLQGFDIGYHDGNGFTGVCHSQANGKQEGDFFGKERDSSGAIK; this is encoded by the exons GTTGGAAAACCAGTGAAAGAATGCCAGGGAAACCTGAAACTGATGAATGTGGAGTAAAGCATAGTGAGCATGTTTCCATTTATTCTCATCACCCTTGGTGGCTTGAAAATGCCTCCAAATCATCTTCACTTGATCAGCTCAATTGTTCAATCATGAATTTAGAAGCCTTGGTTTCTCCTTCAG GTGGGGACGTTGCCAAGGAACACCGAAACATCAAACATTACCAATCCTCAACTCCATTTACCATGGACAAACACCTTGATCCAAATTCGCAGACGGAACTCGTTGGTCATTCAACT GTTTTAACATCGCCGTATTCACATCCACAATTCGGTCAATTCTTGACTACTTACGGACAACCAGCTATG ATGAACCCTCAGCTATACCACATGCATCATACTAGAGTGCTTTTGCCACTTGAAATGGAAGAGGAACCTGTCTATGTCAATGCAAAGCAGTATCATGGTATTTTGAGGCGAAGACAGTCGCGCGCCAAGGCCGAGCTTGAAAAGAAAGTTATTAAAGTTAGAAAG CCGTATCTTCACGAATCCCGTCACCTACACGCTTTGAGAAGGGCGAGAGGGAACGGCGGTCGCTTTCTCAATACAAAGAAGCTCGAACACGATTCTAATGCCGCGATAGAAAAAGGAAACGATACCGGTGCAATgttggttaccaacaaagagaATCAAGGCTCGTCGAATGCGTTACCGTCCGTGCAAAAATTACAGGGCTTCGATATTGGTTACCATGATGGAAATGGCTTTACAGGAGTATGTCATTCACAGGCAAATGGTAAACAGGAGGGTGATTTCTTTGGTAAAGAGAGGGACTCAAGTGGTGCTATTAAATGA